GGAAGCTGTATAGAGAAATAGCCCGATGATATGAATGACAGGCTTCGGAAGTACATTCTGCATCGCTTCCAGCCAATTCAAACCGGGATTTTTTTGCATGAATCGCAATGCAAGCCAGACGGCGGATCCGATCACAAGCGTCACAAGAACGACCATAATCGGCGCCCCATTCAGACTGGAGCGGGAAATGTATAACAGACTGTTATCAAAAAGCTTCATCCCGACCAAATAGACCAACAACGCCGAGAATCCTCGATAATCGAGATGACCCATTCGGATTCCTTTGGCCACTCTAGTGAATCCTCCTTTTATTGCTCATCCCACTCTCTTGACCACCAAACGCGGAGCGCGCGCAATGGACGCACGGAAGCAGGGCGAACTTTATCTTTAAACACCAAATTCCGCAAAATCAGATCACCATTATGTTCGGCATGTGGAACATAGGGGGAAAAAAACGGAACACCCGCCGATTTGATTCCGGCCACATAGATGAGGATCATGCAAAATCCTGCCGTCAATCCAATTAGCCCAAAGAAAGACGCAAACGCAATTAAAAAAAAGCGGGTAATGCGAATCATATAGCCAAGACTGGAATTCGGAATCGCAAACGATGCCAAACCTGTGATCGCTACGACGATGACGATCACCGGACTGATGATGTTGGCTTGTACGGCCGCCTGTCCCAAGATCAATGCGCCGACGATGCTGATCGTCGAACCCAGGGCGCTGGGGATCCGAATCCCGGCTTCCCGAATCAGCTCAAAGGAAAACTCCATTAAAAACACTTCAAATATGGACGGAAATGGCAGCCGCTCTCTGGAGCCTGCGATGGCCAGTAGCAAATCTGTCGGTATCATTCCCGGGTGATAATTGGTCGCAGCGATAAATACCCCTGGTGCAAACAACGTGATGAAAATCGAAATCAAGCGGATGATCCGGATAAAGCTCCCGTAAAATGCCCGCTGAAACGAATCCTCCGATACATGAAACATTGACCAAAAAGTACAAGGCAAAACCAAGGCATTCGGGCTGCGATTGGCCAATATCACAACATGACCGTCACGCAAAAACGATGCTGCCCGATCCGGACGCTCTGTCGCCAGCACAGTGGGTACCAAGGATTTGGGCCGATCTTCAATAAACTGTTCAATCTCACCAGCATCCAGCGCTCCGTCCGTTGTAATAGCAAGGAGCCGTGTGCGAACTTCATCAACCAACTTGGGATTGGCAATTCCCCGCAAATACAAATAATAATTTTTTGCCGGTGCCAGCTTTCCTATATATATTTCTTCCACCATAAGATTGGGGGAAGGAAATACTCGTCGAATCAGGTTTTTATTCACGACAACATCTTCCACAAATCCTTCTTGCGGACCACGCACAACGTTCTCCGTCTTCGGCGCTTCGACTGACCGCGTCGGCACGCTTTCCGCATGCAATACAATCGCCTGATCGATGCCATCGCGAAAAAGGATAACCGCTCCTTCCAGCAGCTTTGTGATGGCCTGTTGCAAATCCGCAATGTCTTCCCGGGCCAAAAAAGGGATATCCATGCGACTTCCCAGCAGTAACGGCGCAAGCACTGTTTCGTTGACCAACTCGGAATCCACAAGCCCCTCAATAAAAATCAGCAAACATTTCTTTCCGTCCGGTACTGTATACTCTCGCAGATGGATATCTTTATTTTCAGGCAAACTTAACACTTTGCTCAAATCGTCCTTTACCTGTTGCAACGATTTCGGAATCGGTGTCGTCGGTTTTTGGCCGGACTTGTTCACTTGCGGATTCTGTGTAGAATCATTACTCGGACGTTTTCCTAATGAGAATTCAGTCGCCTGTTTTTGTCGTTTTTTTTGAAATAACCGTTGATACCAGAAGTGAAACACGTTCATACAGGTCTCCCTCCCCTATGCTTACATTTCCCAGTACAAGAAAATTTATGAGACGAAACTCGGCCAAACCCGGTAAAACTGAGGATAATAAAAAACAAGCACCTCTTACCGTATTTCCAATAGTAAGAAGTGCTTGTTTTCATACGATGTTTTCATCATTTTCAGTTGTTAATGATGCGAGTTCTTGCTCTGTCAACTCCCGGTATTCTCCAAGCTGCAACGATTCATCCAATGGCAAGCTGGCAAATCGAATCCGTTTGAGAAATGTGACACGTTTGCCGACTGCTGCGAACATTCGTTTCACTTGATGAAATTTCCCTTCATAGATGGTGAGCAAAATTTCCGATTCCGCATCGCTTTTTTGAATTTCCAATTGCCCAGGCAATGTATGGTACCCATCTTCCAATACAACTCCCTGTGCAAAGGAGTCCACATCTGTTTGTGTCACTTGCCCTTGGATTTTGGCATAGTAGGTTTTGGGTACATGTTTTCGCGGCGATAACAGATGATGCGCCAATTGGCCATCGTTTGTAAGGAGTAAAAACCCTTCTGTATCGATATCCAGTCGTCCGACCGGAAATGGTTGAAAGTTTTGATGTTCCGGATGCAACAAGTCGATGACGGTTTTAAATTTTCTGTCTTCCGTTGCAGATATGACGCCTTGTGGCTTGTTCATCATGAGATAGATGTATTCCCGATATTTGACCCGGTCCCCATCCACAACGATTTGATCCATGTATGGGTGAACGATCATGCCGGAGTCGCGGACTGCCGAGCCGTTGACCAACACGCGGTCTTCTTTACAGAGTTTTTTTATGTCTTTTCGCGAACCGATACCCATATGCGCCAAAAGCTTGTCCAAACGCATGCGGGCTGCATTCGATTGTTTATCCATTGAATCACCGATCCTCAAACTCATTTCTGTCTTCCCAACGCCAACCGGGCGGATATTCGTTTTTTAAAATCGATCCGGCACCTTTGGCCCATCCCAAAGGATAGCCATCCATGCAAACCAAATGCCACCCTTTTTTCCATTGCACGCCTTCCACTTGAATGGTCTCGCCCCGTAAATACCGAATCCCTTCATACAGCGCCGTTTCATTGTCTGTCGATAAACGGTATGCCTGGACGGCAACTGCCGCTGCTTCCTTTGGCAAACCTAACGCATATGCTTGACTCGGGCGAAATCGGCTTTTCTCGATCACTCCGAGGAGCCAGCCGGATCGCAATACTTTGAGACCGCGCAGTGTCGGTAAATCCCGGTGTTCAAATACGATGTGTCCGGAGCGTTCCACGATTTGGCCATCCTTTGGAAGAAAGGAACGCCATTTGTCCACATGTCCCCATACTTGCATGGAAAATTCCTCGATTGCCGCCCTGGAGGTTTTGGAAAAGTGTGTACTCCCATGTTCCGGGCAATCTTTCCGGGGATTTGCTTTGCTTTTAAGTTCTTGATTCACCAGCTTGGCGGCAAAATGCCCTTCTCCTTTTACCATGTGCGGCCATAGGCGCTTTTTTACCACCAGTTCAAAGTTCGAATGCTGCTTTAAAAATTGTTCGATTTGTTCTTCATTTTCTTCCCGGGAAAACGTGCATGTGGAATATACGATTTCACCTTGGGGACGCAATAACGCCGGCACTGCTTTTAAAATGTCCGCTTGCCACCCGGCATACTTTCGCACTTCCTGTTCACTCCAATTGTTGGCCATCACAGGATCTTTGCGAAACATGCCTTCACCTGAACAGGGTGCATCGATCAAAATCTTGTCAAAGAACCCGCCAAATACTTTTGCAAGTTTCTCCGGTGTGTCATTGCAAACGACAGCTTGTGTCACACCGTACCGTTCCATGTTTTTCAGCAGCACCCGCGCCCGCTGCGGATGGATATCATTTACCACCAACAAACCTTCCCGGCCGATTTGTGAAGCGATTTGAACAGATTTTCCGCCAGGCGCCGCACACAAATCAAGTACTCTCTGACCCTTTTCCGCGTGCAGCATTTCTGCCGGCAACATGGCGCTTGGTTCTTGTACATAATATAATCCTGCATAATAGCAAGGATGTTTGGCAGGGCGATGGTTCTTTTCATCATAATAAAATCCATCTCTTGCCCACGGAACATTTTCCTGCAAATAGGGGAGCTTTTCTTTTAATGTTTCCGGTTGAATTTTTAATGAATTGGCACGAACACCAGCCGTCCGCGGCTGTTCGTAACTCTGTAAAAACTGCGGGTACGCATCCCCGAGCAGATATTTCATTTTAACTAAAAACGTATCAGGCAATTTCATTCCTTGTCACTTCCTCAGCCTGTATCCTGACAAATGTTTATTATATAACAAAATCAGCAAATGTTCCCACGCGTTTTGGAAACATCGCATCGCAAATGAAGCAATTTATCGATACATGCGGCGGCAATTCTTATAGAACAAGCGCGACCGTTGACCAGGATGGAAATATTGTCGGAGACATTACGGCAGCCATTCAGCAACAAGCGAAACGATTGGTTGCAGTAACGGAATGGGTGAAGAAAGGTCAAGCGTAAACGAAATTCAAGTGTGTATTCGTATGAAAGACAGCCTGTGTGAACATCCTACAAAAAGACAACCAAGAAGACAACTCCATTCCATATAAATTTTGGAATGTTCGGATGATTGTCATGTCAAATTTCAAGGATGATTCACAATGCAACAAGGCCAAAATCTATGATTTGTAAAGGGAATCGCAGAATGAATGATATCTCGTTTTTAAAGCGTTTGCACTATTTTTTGGACAGAACAAGTGAGGTTTGGAAATTGGCATTGTCTTCATCGGCTGCCTGGGAATTAGCAAAACTCACCGGTACGAAACATCCGTATTTTGCACCCATCGCAGCCATTCTCTGTTTACAGGTAACAATCGAAAAATCGGTCACCAGCGCCTTCAATCGAGTGATTGGCACAATCGCCGGCGTTTTATTGACAGCGACAATCGCCGGTTATTTGGGCGTACATGCTTGGAGCATCGGCCTCATTGTTTTCATCGGTACAGCCATCACAAAAAAAGCAAAGCTTCCGGATCAGGCAATTTTTCAAGTAGGAATCAGTGCCATGATGGTGCTGATTTTTCAAACACAATCCCATACATATGCTTTTGACCGGATTATGGAAACAGTGATCGGCGCATTAACAGCCATCACGATCAATACGTTGTTTTTTCCCCCAGATTTTACAGAAGAAGCGATTCAATCCTTCACGTCATTTACTGATCACATTGTTGAATCGTTTAAGAAACTTTCAGCATGGCTGGAAACTGGTTGTCCGCAAGGAGAACAACGAGTCATGCACAAAGAAATACAATCCATGCTTGAAGATTTGCATAAAACACTGGAACATTTTGAACAAGCCAGAGAAAGTTTGCAATACAATCTGTTTGCAAAAAGAAATCGGGAAGTTCTGAAGCGAATCTCCTCAAATTTCTCAAAATTACGTCAGGCATATACACATTTGACCAGTATGCTGCAAGCATTGACCAAATGGTCGGAAAGTGGCCAGTTGGCAAAGGAAGATCAAACGGTCTGGGCAAACAATCTTTCATTACTCTCCTCGTACATGGAAGAGTGGAAGTCAAAATCAATCGCGTCCGCCCGAAATGCGGCCAAACCATCCCTTCTACCCGTTTTCAAAACATCATCCATTCCGGTACAGCTCCCTGAAAAATTCCATAACGATCAATACCCGATTACATTGTACAATCTTACAATACAACTGACACATGATTTAAAGGATGCTTTATAATCTTATAATTTTTAAAAAGTAGAACATTTGTGTCATAAAAAACATCTCAGTCCGCATCCAAAGTGGAGTGAGATGTTTTTTGTTTCAATCATTTTTATTTGATCTTGAATTTTCCGATCATGGTCTGCAAATGTTCCGCAAGCTCGGAGAGAGAAGTTGCAGACGATGTAATTTCTTCCATTGTCGCTAATTGCTCCTCTGTTGCTGCGGAAACTGCCTGAATTTGTACGATGCTGTTTTCTTGTCCTTGTTTCGTATATTTATTTAAGGTCACCACTTCCTCCGCACCCGCTGTTAATTGCTGAATGGCTGCGGAGACCTCTTCCACCTGTACTGCAACTTCTGAAATTGCCTGATAAATCGTTGTAAATGCATCACCAGCAGAATGGACAGATTGAATTCCAACTTTCATTTGGGCTTGCCCGTATTCGGCAGATGCAATCAATTCTTTCGTTTCTTGTTGTATCGTTTGTATGAGAGCAGAAATATTACTGGCTGAATTTGCGGATTGTTCCGCAAGTTTTCGCACTTCATCCGCTACAACTGCAAAACCGCGTCCGTTCTCCCCGGCTCTTGCAGCCTCAATCGCAGCATTTAACGCCAATAGATTGGTTTGCGAGGCAATATTCGTTATGACACTTGTAATGTTCCCGATTTCTTCTGAGCTTTTCCCCAGAAGTCGGATGGAATCCGCAATCTTGTTGACAATTTGATCGATCGCTTCGATTTGTTTAACGGTTTCTTGAATCGATTGCTGCCCTTGTGAAGCGATTTCGGATGTTTGGCTGGAATGTTGGTTTACATTTTGTGTATTTGCCGAAATTTGTTGAATCCCTAATGCAATCTCTTGTACGGATTGGACACTTTGTTCTACATTTCTTGTCTGTTGTCCCGATTCTTCCGAAACCGCTTGGATCGAGATCGTGATGTGTTCGGTGGATTTCGTCGTTTGCTCGGCGCCGGCCGAAAGTTCTTCAGAGGAAGCCGCCAGAGTTTCTGCTGTCGTATGAAGTTCTGTAATCAATGTACGCAAGGAATCCACCATTCCATTAAAACCTTTTGCCAATGCTCCAATTTCATCTTGTGTTTTTACTTCCACGTAATGTGTCAAATCCCCATTTCCCACTTTTTCTACAGATCCGAGAAGTTTTGCAATGGGACGATTGATGGAACGAATGATAAAATATACCAGAACTGCGCCAATCAATACGGATATCGCCAATACCAAAATCATGCGATTCCAAATCGTCGATGCAGCATTGGCAACTTCTTTGATTTCAATGGATCCGGCGAGCTTCCATCCGGTCAAAGCATTTGTCGTATATTCCATTTTCTTCAATACGCCTTGAAAATTGTAATCCACTTCACCTGATGTTCCTTTGTACATTTGGTCAAGCCAATCCGCATGCACGAGTGTACCCGGTTTAAATACGGGACTCACGAGTGCTTTTTTATCCGTATCAAAAATAAAGATAAACCCTTTTTGCCCGATTTTTACGTCTTTTACAAGTGTGGCAAAATCTTTCAAATTGAAGTCAATGGCGGTGACTCCCATTCCGTTTTGCAACGCTTTGGCAATCGTAATGACCTGATTGCCACTGATCGCATCCACATATGGATTCGTAATGATCACTCGGCCTTTATTTTGCATGGCCTGTTGATACCAGCCTCTGGTGCGCGGATCGTACCCTGCCGGAAGTTTTTGCTCTGGTTCAAGAAGCATTTTACCACTCGATGTGCCGATATACGTATTCAAAACTTCTTTATGTATCGTTCCAAACTCTTTCAGACGTTGTAAAATTTCCTGATCATCCTGGTTTGCATCGAATGCAGACTGCAAGCGTTCGGATAGATAATCAACATCCTTCATTTCCGGCTTTATGTATTGGGTGACAGCATCATTGATTAACGTTACATTTTGCAGAGCGCTTTGCATCAAATCGTTTTGTACTCGTTCCTTGGCCGCCTGATAAGAAAAAAAGCCAATGAGAATACTTGGCACAAGTAAAATCAGTGCAAAGGAAACAGCTAACTTATTACGGATACTAAATAAAAGCAACTACATTCTCTCCTTATTCAAATTTCCTATCGTTTTTCTATAAAATTTTCATATTTAATTATAATTTGTATTTTTAAAAAAATATATAGAAAAATTACACAGATGAAAAAGATAGCATCCCTGCTATCTTCACGCTGCATCAATCCGTACCTGCATGGCATTCAGCCATGTATTCATTCAATTTCGGATCATGCTTTCAAAATAAAAAAACACCCCCTGAATCAGGAGATGCCTTTGTGTCTGAATCGTTTGTGTTACAAAAACCGTCGGCTGGTCTTCTTCCCATCATAGGTAAACAACACGTTGCGGTTTTCCAAGATCGTCTCAATGTGCACAGGGCGACTCCACAAGCGATGAAGATACGGCAGAGTTTTTTCCATATATTTTATATCGAGTTCCAATCCTTCGTAATGATGTTTGATATACAGCTCTCCGTTTCGATTGTAATCCCCATCTTCTACATATAGGACGGGGAATCCGCCATTCACCCGCGCTGCACAGAGTTGGTCACGCACACGTTCCCAGTCCTTGTCGACCACTTTCCACTCGTTGCCGACTTTTTGATACAGATACATATCCTGTTCTTCCACCAGATCCCTTGTCAGATAGTTGCGCAAGAATGACATGTCAGACTCCATTTCGCGGATCTCAAACATTTTCTCACGGCCCTTGCCAGATTGTCTGCCGAATCGTTCCCGTTCTTCCTCCGTGGGGTTGTTCCAGCGCTTCTCGATGTCTTCCCACATGGCCAGCCCAAGTGTATACGGATTGATGCTGGTCTTAGAAGGTGTGACTACGCCGGCATGCATTTTCGCAAATTCAATGCTATCATCAACCGTCATATCCATCTCCCGCATGATCCGCAAATGCCAGTAGGTCGCCCAGCCTTCGTTCTATAAATGTGCTTATAATTTACTTGAAAACCATTATTAACGG
Above is a window of Fodinisporobacter ferrooxydans DNA encoding:
- a CDS encoding spore germination protein, giving the protein MNVFHFWYQRLFQKKRQKQATEFSLGKRPSNDSTQNPQVNKSGQKPTTPIPKSLQQVKDDLSKVLSLPENKDIHLREYTVPDGKKCLLIFIEGLVDSELVNETVLAPLLLGSRMDIPFLAREDIADLQQAITKLLEGAVILFRDGIDQAIVLHAESVPTRSVEAPKTENVVRGPQEGFVEDVVVNKNLIRRVFPSPNLMVEEIYIGKLAPAKNYYLYLRGIANPKLVDEVRTRLLAITTDGALDAGEIEQFIEDRPKSLVPTVLATERPDRAASFLRDGHVVILANRSPNALVLPCTFWSMFHVSEDSFQRAFYGSFIRIIRLISIFITLFAPGVFIAATNYHPGMIPTDLLLAIAGSRERLPFPSIFEVFLMEFSFELIREAGIRIPSALGSTISIVGALILGQAAVQANIISPVIVIVVAITGLASFAIPNSSLGYMIRITRFFLIAFASFFGLIGLTAGFCMILIYVAGIKSAGVPFFSPYVPHAEHNGDLILRNLVFKDKVRPASVRPLRALRVWWSREWDEQ
- a CDS encoding pseudouridine synthase, with amino-acid sequence MRLDKLLAHMGIGSRKDIKKLCKEDRVLVNGSAVRDSGMIVHPYMDQIVVDGDRVKYREYIYLMMNKPQGVISATEDRKFKTVIDLLHPEHQNFQPFPVGRLDIDTEGFLLLTNDGQLAHHLLSPRKHVPKTYYAKIQGQVTQTDVDSFAQGVVLEDGYHTLPGQLEIQKSDAESEILLTIYEGKFHQVKRMFAAVGKRVTFLKRIRFASLPLDESLQLGEYRELTEQELASLTTENDENIV
- a CDS encoding RsmB/NOP family class I SAM-dependent RNA methyltransferase; this encodes MKLPDTFLVKMKYLLGDAYPQFLQSYEQPRTAGVRANSLKIQPETLKEKLPYLQENVPWARDGFYYDEKNHRPAKHPCYYAGLYYVQEPSAMLPAEMLHAEKGQRVLDLCAAPGGKSVQIASQIGREGLLVVNDIHPQRARVLLKNMERYGVTQAVVCNDTPEKLAKVFGGFFDKILIDAPCSGEGMFRKDPVMANNWSEQEVRKYAGWQADILKAVPALLRPQGEIVYSTCTFSREENEEQIEQFLKQHSNFELVVKKRLWPHMVKGEGHFAAKLVNQELKSKANPRKDCPEHGSTHFSKTSRAAIEEFSMQVWGHVDKWRSFLPKDGQIVERSGHIVFEHRDLPTLRGLKVLRSGWLLGVIEKSRFRPSQAYALGLPKEAAAVAVQAYRLSTDNETALYEGIRYLRGETIQVEGVQWKKGWHLVCMDGYPLGWAKGAGSILKNEYPPGWRWEDRNEFEDR
- a CDS encoding FUSC family protein: MNDISFLKRLHYFLDRTSEVWKLALSSSAAWELAKLTGTKHPYFAPIAAILCLQVTIEKSVTSAFNRVIGTIAGVLLTATIAGYLGVHAWSIGLIVFIGTAITKKAKLPDQAIFQVGISAMMVLIFQTQSHTYAFDRIMETVIGALTAITINTLFFPPDFTEEAIQSFTSFTDHIVESFKKLSAWLETGCPQGEQRVMHKEIQSMLEDLHKTLEHFEQARESLQYNLFAKRNREVLKRISSNFSKLRQAYTHLTSMLQALTKWSESGQLAKEDQTVWANNLSLLSSYMEEWKSKSIASARNAAKPSLLPVFKTSSIPVQLPEKFHNDQYPITLYNLTIQLTHDLKDAL
- a CDS encoding methyl-accepting chemotaxis protein yields the protein MLLFSIRNKLAVSFALILLVPSILIGFFSYQAAKERVQNDLMQSALQNVTLINDAVTQYIKPEMKDVDYLSERLQSAFDANQDDQEILQRLKEFGTIHKEVLNTYIGTSSGKMLLEPEQKLPAGYDPRTRGWYQQAMQNKGRVIITNPYVDAISGNQVITIAKALQNGMGVTAIDFNLKDFATLVKDVKIGQKGFIFIFDTDKKALVSPVFKPGTLVHADWLDQMYKGTSGEVDYNFQGVLKKMEYTTNALTGWKLAGSIEIKEVANAASTIWNRMILVLAISVLIGAVLVYFIIRSINRPIAKLLGSVEKVGNGDLTHYVEVKTQDEIGALAKGFNGMVDSLRTLITELHTTAETLAASSEELSAGAEQTTKSTEHITISIQAVSEESGQQTRNVEQSVQSVQEIALGIQQISANTQNVNQHSSQTSEIASQGQQSIQETVKQIEAIDQIVNKIADSIRLLGKSSEEIGNITSVITNIASQTNLLALNAAIEAARAGENGRGFAVVADEVRKLAEQSANSASNISALIQTIQQETKELIASAEYGQAQMKVGIQSVHSAGDAFTTIYQAISEVAVQVEEVSAAIQQLTAGAEEVVTLNKYTKQGQENSIVQIQAVSAATEEQLATMEEITSSATSLSELAEHLQTMIGKFKIK